One stretch of Clupea harengus chromosome 2, Ch_v2.0.2, whole genome shotgun sequence DNA includes these proteins:
- the LOC116224559 gene encoding E3 ubiquitin-protein ligase TRIM35-like, translated as MASKPFSEEDLSCPVCCDIFKDPVVLSCSHSVCKTCLQQFWETKGSRECPVCRRRSSMEHPPVSLTLKNLCGTFLQERSQRASAGSEVLCSLHSEKLKLFCLEDKQPVCVVCRDSKTHKTHNFSPIDEAALDIKEELKIKLEPLRNKFKTYEGVKLIWNQTAAHIKTQTQHTEKQIKEEFEKLHQFLRDEEAARIAALKEEEEQKSQMMKEKIEKMSREISSLSDTIRAIEKEMGADDITFLQCTLHDPERVSGALINVAKHLGNLKFRVWEKMQEIVQYTPVTLDPNTAADTLILSEDLTSVRWGDESQQLPDNPERFDKYADILGSEGFNSGTHCWDVEVGENTYWLVGVMTESLQRKGDYTSMSGQWYVEYEDGEYRAGSTSQPSTRLTVKQKLQRIGVQLDWDRGELSFSDPDNNTHIHTLTHTFTERVFPYFNVGCKLSPLRMSPVRASVKVEQHSKR; from the exons ATGGCATCGAAACCGTTCTCCGAAGAGGATTTAtcttgtcctgtgtgctgtgacatCTTCAAGGACCCTGTCGTCCTCTCAtgcagtcacagtgtgtgtaaaacctgtctgcagcagttctgggaaaccaaaggatccagagaatgtccagtctgcaggaggaGATCATCAATGGAACATCCTCCAGTCAGTCTGACATTAAAGAACCTGTGTGGGACCTTCTTAcaggagagaagtcagagagcttcagcagggtctgaggtgctctgcagtctgcacagtgagaaactcaagctcttctgtctggaggataaacagcctgtgtgtgtggtgtgtcgagactcaaaaacacacaaaacccacaacTTCAGTCCCATCGATGAGGCTGCACTAGATATTAAG gagGAACTCAAGATCAAACTGGAGCCCCTAAGAAATAAATTCAAAACTTATGAAGGAGTTAAACTCATCTGGAACCAAACAGCAGCGCACATTAAG ACTCAGacccagcacacagagaaacagatcaaagaggagtttgagaagctgcaccagtttctacgagatgaagaggcagccaggatagctgcactgaaggaggaagaggagcagaagagtcagatgatgaaggagaagattgagaagatgagcagagagatctcatctctttcagacacaatcagagccatagaaaaggagatgggagctgatgacatcacattcctgcag tgcacactgcatgatccagagagggtttcaggagctctgatcaatgtggcaaaacacctgggcaacctgaagttcagagtctgggagaagatgcaggagattgttcaataca ctcctgtgactctggatcccaacactgcagccgacactctcatcctgtctgaggatctgaccagtgtgagatgGGGTGATGAGAgccagcagcttcctgataacccagagagatttgataagTATGCCGAcatcctgggctctgagggctttaactctgggactcactgctgggatgtggaggttggagagaacacatATTGGCTtgtgggtgtgatgacagagtctctccagaggaagggagactaTACCTCCATGAGTGGACAGTGGTATGTGGAGTATGAAGATGGTGAATATAGAGCAGGTTCTACATCACAGCCCTCCACTcgcctcacagtgaagcagaaactccagaggatcggagtgcagctggactgggacagaggagagttgtcattctctgaccctgataataacacacatatacacactctcacacacactttcactgagagagtgtttccatacTTTAATGTTGGCTGTAAACTCTCTCCTCTGAGGATGTCACCAGTGAGAGCTTCAGTGAAAGTAGAGCAGCACAGCAagagatga
- the LOC116217926 gene encoding zinc-binding protein A33-like → MPYCTPQDPERVSGALINVAKHLGNLKFRVWEKMQETVQYTPVTLDPNTASPRLILSEDLTSVRRGDERQQLPDNPERIDKYASVLGSEGFNSGTHCWDVEVGENTWWCVGVMTESLQRKGNISSMSGQWFMWYKDGKYGAQSTPQPLTLLTVKQKLQRIRVQLDWDRGKLSFSDPDNNTHLHTLTHTFTERVCPYFNDACKLSPLRMLPVRASVKVEQYSK, encoded by the exons ATGCCTTAT tgcacaccgcaggatccagagagggtttcaggagctctgatcaatgtggcaaaacacctgggcaacctgaagttcagagtctgggagaagatgcaggagacTGTCCAATACA ctcctgtaactctggatcccaacactgcaagCCCAcgtctcatcctgtctgaggatctgaccagtgtgagacgtggtgatgagagacagcagcttcctgataacccagagaggaTTGATAAGTATGccagtgtcctgggctctgagggctttaactcagggactcactgctgggatgtggaggttggagagaacacatggtggtgtgtgggtgtgatgacagagtctctccagaggaagggaAACATTTCCTCCATGAGTGGACAGTGGTTTATGTGGTATAAAGATGGTAAATATGGAGCACAGTCTACACCACAGCccctcactctcctcacagtgaagcagaaactccagaggatcagagttcagctggactgggacagaggaaagctgtcattctctgaccctgataataacacacacctacacactctcacacacactttcactgagagagtgtgtccatACTTTAATGATGCCTGTAAACTCTCTCCTCTGAGGATGTTACCAGTGAGAGCTTCAGTGAAAGTAGAGCAGTACAGCAAGtaa
- the LOC116224600 gene encoding zinc-binding protein A33-like gives MASKLEEDLCCPVCCDFFKDPVLLTCAHSVCKACLQQFWDTKGSRECPYCRRKCSREIYPTNMALRNLCETFLQERSQRASAGSEVLCSLHSEKLKLFCLEDNQPVCLVCQTSKKHKNHNLSPVDEAALDRKEELKIKLEPLRYKFKTFEEVKLICDQTAVHIKTQTQHTEKQIKEEFEKLHRFLRDEEAARIAALREEEEQKSQMMKEKIEKMSREISSLSDTIRAIEEEMGADDVTFLQVTTGPVFLCTLQDPERVSGALINVAKHLGNLKFRVWEKMQKIVQFTPVTLDPNTAKVNVILSEDLTSVRHGDEWQLLPDNPERFDKYLCVLGSEGFNSGTHCWDVEVGENTWWVVGVMTESLQRKGDFPSMSGQWSMYYKDGKYGARATPQPPTLLTVKQNLKRIRVQLDWDRGKLSFSDPGNNTHLHTLTHTFTERVFPYFNVSCKLSPLRMLPVKASVKVEQHSKR, from the exons ATGGCTTCTAAACTTGAAGAGGATCTctgctgtcctgtgtgctgtgacttcTTCAAGGATCCTGTCCTTTTGACCtgtgctcacagtgtgtgtaaagcctgtctgcagcagttctgggacACCAAAGGATCCAGGGAATGTCCCTACTGCAGGAGAAAGTGCTCAAGGGAAATCTACCCTACAAACATGGCGTTAAGGAACCTGTGTGAGACCTTCTTAcaggagagaagtcagagagcttcagcaggttctgaggtgctctgcagtctgcacagtgagaaactcaagctcttctgtctggaggataaccagcctgtgtgtttagtgtgtcagacctcaaagaaacataaaaatcACAACCTCAGTCCTGTAGATGAAGCAGCACTGGACCGTAAG gagGAACTCAAGATCAAACTGGAGCCCCTAAGATATAAATTCAAAACCTTTGAAGAAGTTAAACTCATCTGTGACCAAACAGCAGTGCACATTAAG ACTCAGacccagcacacagagaaacagatcaaggaggagtttgagaagctgcACCGgtttctacgagatgaagaggcagccaggatagctgcactgagggaggaagaggagcagaagagtcagatgatgaaggagaagattgagaagatgagcagagagatctcatctctttcagacacaatcagagccatagaagaggagatgggagctgaTGACGTCACATTCCTGCAGGTAACAACCggtcctgtttttctt tgcacactgcaggatccagagagggtttcaggagctctgatcaatgtggcaaaacacctgggcaacctgaagttcagagtctgggagaagatgcagaaGATTGTTCAATTCA ctcctgtgactctggatcccaacactgcaaaaGTCAAtgtcatcctgtctgaggatctgaccagtgtgagacaTGGTGATGAGTGGCAGCTGCTTCcagataacccagagagatttgataagtatctctgtgtcctgggctctgagggctttaactcagggacacactgctgggatgtggaggttggagagaacacatggtgggttgtgggtgtgatgacagagtccctccagaggaagggagactTTCCCTCCATGAGTGGACAGTGGAGTATGTATTATAAAGATGGTAAATATGGAGCACGGGCTACACCACAGCCCCCtactctcctcacagtgaagcagaacctcaagaggatcagagtgcagctggactgggacagaggaaagctgtcattctctgaccctggtaataacacacacttacacactctcacacacacgttcactgagagagtgtttccatacTTTAATGTTTCCTGTAAACTCTCTCCTCTGAGGATGTTACCAGTGAAGGCTTCAGTGAAAGTAGAGCAGCACAGCAagagatga